The sequence CTGTTTCAGCCCGGCGGCGAGAAAAAAATAGATAACTTCCACTCCAGCGTAAACTTTAATGTGAAGATGGAGACCCCGTACCAGAATCTTGTCAGGTATCTTTACGACATAAATTATCTCAACAAAATAATAAACCTCCAGAACATGCAGATAAATGTGCTTAAGTCCAAAACCGGAGAAAGATTTCTGGATGTGACGGCAAGCCTCAATTCATACAAATTCAACTCAGGCGGAGCGCCGGAAACCGCGGCTAAGGGCAAGAACGCCAAACCCGTAAGAGCTGTGAAGAAGGGAGGAAAATAAGATGAAAAAGCTTACACTCCTTTTCACGGCGGTTTTTCTCTTCGGCTGCACAGAAATAGACCGTGAGGAACTGATGAAAAACAGGGCAGAGGTCAAGCCCGTCAAGCCCATTGAGGTTAATTTTGAAAGGCTTGAGAAACAGAAGGAGGAGCTGATAGAGCTTTTCAGCACTGTCTATGTGGCTCCCGAATACGCCTTTACCAAAGACCCGTTCACAAGCGTGGTTGATATTTATAAACTGGCTCAGGCGGAGGAGGAGGCGACTCTAAACCCTGTTCTGATACACAAGTTTGACGAGTTCAAGCTTGTGGGCATACTCACTGGAGAGATCGGAAACATTGCCGTTCTCGCTGTGGCTGATGATAGCTTCTATCTGAAAACCGGAGATGTCTTCAGTGCCAACCGCAGCACGATCATATTCATCGGTCAGGACTTAATAAAAGTCAGGGACAACAGCAAGGATATATTCGGCAACACCAAGACCGAGATAAAGGACATAAAGCTCGACTATCTTAAAGACGATTCCTCAAAGGAGAAGACCTCATGAGCAGATACAGAATATTAGTATTGGTACTGACGCTTTTTGCCGTGCTGTCCTGCGCGGGGAAACAGCCTGTGGAGGAAGCCTCTGTTAAGGGCAACCTGCTTTCAGGAATCAGGATAGTCGATCTCGGCGACGGAGAATACGCCATGACCCTGCGCTCCGCCGAGGAAACTCAGTTTAAGGTTCTGTACTCGAAAAGCCCATACAAGCTTGTGATATTCGCTCCCTCCACAGTGATGAACGATGAGGTTCTCAAGTACAACTTCTCAGACGAGGTGGTGGAGGGGCTGGCTTTTATGCCCGGTAAGGACGCAAGCCAGATAGAGATACTCCTCACCGAAAATGTGGATTACGATTACTCTCAGGATAAAAGCATGCTGAGCCTCACCTTCCGTGTGTACAGCGGCGGGGCTGCCGCTCTGGAGAAATACGGGATGGATGTTGGGGCTGTGGCTCCGGAAAAGGCAGGGCTCGCTTCAGCAGTGCGCAGCTTCAGGAACCTTTCCGACAGCTCGATGCTTAAGCTCGAATTCGGGCTGGACGGCATAGCCAGATACGACTACGGCTACCTTGACGACAGCACAATGTATATTGATCTGTTTGATGTGACAAGCTCGCTCAATAAGAAAAGATATTCCGGACAGGGCATAATTTCCGATGTAAAGGTCGGCGAGTATTATCCGCCCAAAAAAGTGCGCTTCCTCATGAAGGTTTCCTCCCGCATGCCCCTGTTTGCGGGACAGGACGGGGATAAGCTCACTGTCGCCAGCGACATGGGCGCTGTTCCCTCTGACAGCAGATATATAGCCGCCATTGACGCCCTGCATTATAAAAACGTGCAGAGTGTTATAATCAGGTTCATAGGCAGAATCAGCTATACAAAAAAGATCGTGAACAACGCTCTTCATCTTGAGTTTGATCAGGATGTGAAGATGCTCGGCACTGTTCAGAACAGGTTTAACTTCGCGGGGCTTCCTTTCAGAAACGTGGAAGTTCTTAAGATAGACGGCAAGCCGGTCATAGTCTTCACGCCGGAAAAAGATATATACGCCAGAGTGGATGAAACTCAGGACGGAATACTGGTGAGCGCCAGCTTCGATGAATTCGCGCGGGCTAACATGGAGCTTTCCGAACCGGCTTCCGCCGGATCAGCGGGTGCGGTTCAGGCTCCGAAGCCTCAGGATCTTGTAACCCTCAACATGAAGGATATGGATCTGAGAGAAGCGATCCGCCTCATCTACTTCGGCAGGGCTAAGAACGTAATCTTCGGTGAGGAGGTTGCGGGCAAGGTCACTCTTTACCTCAGAGAGGTTGACTACGAAACAGCCCTGAGGCTGATTCTTCGCGACAGAAACCTTACTAAGATAGAAGAGAACGGCATAGTCTGGATAACCTCAAGCCAGAAATATGAGGAAAGGCAGAACGCTGAAACCGCTAAACTACGTGCGGCGGAACAGGCAAAAGAGCTTGCCCCGCTGAAAACAGAGATAGTGCCGGTAAACTTTTCAGACGCTTCGTCTCTTTCGGGGATAGTTAAGTCTGTCCTCTCCAAGAGAGGCAGCGTTGAGGTGGAGGCGAGGACAAACAGCTTCGTGGTGCGTGATATGCCGGAAGTTATAACAGAAGTTAAGCGCCTGATGAAGACGGTTGACAAGCGTACTCCGCAGGTGACCATAGAAGCCAGAATAGTTGAGGTCTCCGATATTAACAGCCTCAACTTCGGTGTTCAGTGGGGAGCCACGGTTCAGGATACCACAAAGGTGCATTTTCCCAATACCGTCAACATCGGCGGAGATTCCAGCGGATACATGGTGAATATCCCTGCCGCGGAATCGGTGGGCACATTCGCTCTGGGTATAATGAACAGAACAGGCACATTCGGGCTCGACCTCGCACTGAGCGCGCTGGAAAGCCAGAACAAGGCGAAAACAATCTCCAGTCCAAGAGTAACTACTCTGGACAATATGGAAGCCACAATAAAAAGCGGCAGCAAGGCGCTGATCGTTCCATCCGGTGATGACACCAAGACGGAAGAGATAGACACGGGTATTATCCTTACCGTTAAGCCGCATATCACTTCAAATGACATGGTTTTCCTTGATATTCTTGTGGAAAAAAGTACACTCGGCGAAATAACAGCCACAACGGCGACCGCTGACGAAAAGAAAGCGGAGACCAAGGTTCTTCTCGCCAACGGAGAAACAACTGTCATAGGCGGTCTTTACGAAGATGAGGAAATCAACTACGTTCAGGGAGTGCCGGGGCTCAGCAAGCTCCCCATACTCGGGCATATGTTTAAAGGAACTCAGAAGAGAAGCACAAGAAAAGAGCTGCTGGTATTTCTGACGCCATATGTTGAAAAATAAAAAACTCTTTATCATCGCCGGAGAACAGTCCGGCGATACCCATGCTGCCAATCTGCTGAAAGAACTTTCTGCCCACGGTGAAATTAAGCTGTACGGAACCGGCGGCGCCCATCTGCGTGCTTTGGGGCAGGAACAGTACTACGACATAAATGACTTAAGCGTCATCGGATTTGACGGTATCATAAAAAAACTTCCTTTTTTCTTCAAAGTCAGGGATGTTCTCCTTAAAAAAATCGAAGAAATCAAGCCGGATGCGGTGATTCTTGCGGATTACCCCGGGTTTAATCTCCGTTTTGCGCAAAAGCTTGAAAATTCAGGTATTCCTGTAATCTATTTTGTCGCTCCGCAGGTCTGGGCATGGAACTACAAGAGAGTAAAAGTCATAAAAAGATGTGTTGACCTTCTCCTCTGCATCCTCCCTTTTGAGGAGGATATTTTCAGAAAAGAGGGAATAAACGCGCACTTCATCGGTAATCCGGTTGTGGATCATCTTGAGAATAAATATGCCGACCGTGCGTCATTCTTCAGGGCGGCAGGTCTCGATCCTGATAAAAAGACAATAGGCATACTCCCCGGCAGCAGACGCAGGGAGGTGGAAACTCTTCTGCCTGTGATGCTTGACGCCGCGGATGCGCTCAGGGGGCAGTACCAGTTCATTATATCAAAGGCGGAATCTGTAAGTGATGAGCTGCTGGCGGGGGTACTCAAAAAGCGGGATTACAGGATCGCCACACTCACTGCGGATATAATGAAGCATACAGACCTTGTCTGGGTCTGTTCCGGAACGGCGAGCCTCGAAACTGCGGTGAGCGGAACCCCCATGGTTATTTTATACAAAGTCGGCGGACTGACAGCGCTTATCGGCAGGCTGCTTCTGAAGATAAAATTCATCGGTCTGCCTAATCTGGTTGCGGGCAGAGCAATAGTTCCCGAAGCTGTGCAGGATGACGTCAACCCCGCCAAGCTTATCGATTATACGGAGAAAATTTTCAGTTCCTACGAATCTGTTAAAGCAGATGTTGAGAGAGTTGGCAGCCTCTTCCGCGGACTTAGCCCTTCCAAAAAAGGCGCTGAACTCGTAGCCGGTTTCCTGAAAAGCACGGAGTAAGCGGCAGGCTTTTTTCCGTTTTTTATCAATCCTTGTTAAAACTTCTTTAAAATCCCCCTCAGTCCCCCTTTGCAAAGAGGGAAGCTATTGC is a genomic window of Geovibrio thiophilus containing:
- a CDS encoding pilus assembly protein PilP, whose amino-acid sequence is MKKLTLLFTAVFLFGCTEIDREELMKNRAEVKPVKPIEVNFERLEKQKEELIELFSTVYVAPEYAFTKDPFTSVVDIYKLAQAEEEATLNPVLIHKFDEFKLVGILTGEIGNIAVLAVADDSFYLKTGDVFSANRSTIIFIGQDLIKVRDNSKDIFGNTKTEIKDIKLDYLKDDSSKEKTS
- a CDS encoding type IV pilus secretin PilQ; translation: MSRYRILVLVLTLFAVLSCAGKQPVEEASVKGNLLSGIRIVDLGDGEYAMTLRSAEETQFKVLYSKSPYKLVIFAPSTVMNDEVLKYNFSDEVVEGLAFMPGKDASQIEILLTENVDYDYSQDKSMLSLTFRVYSGGAAALEKYGMDVGAVAPEKAGLASAVRSFRNLSDSSMLKLEFGLDGIARYDYGYLDDSTMYIDLFDVTSSLNKKRYSGQGIISDVKVGEYYPPKKVRFLMKVSSRMPLFAGQDGDKLTVASDMGAVPSDSRYIAAIDALHYKNVQSVIIRFIGRISYTKKIVNNALHLEFDQDVKMLGTVQNRFNFAGLPFRNVEVLKIDGKPVIVFTPEKDIYARVDETQDGILVSASFDEFARANMELSEPASAGSAGAVQAPKPQDLVTLNMKDMDLREAIRLIYFGRAKNVIFGEEVAGKVTLYLREVDYETALRLILRDRNLTKIEENGIVWITSSQKYEERQNAETAKLRAAEQAKELAPLKTEIVPVNFSDASSLSGIVKSVLSKRGSVEVEARTNSFVVRDMPEVITEVKRLMKTVDKRTPQVTIEARIVEVSDINSLNFGVQWGATVQDTTKVHFPNTVNIGGDSSGYMVNIPAAESVGTFALGIMNRTGTFGLDLALSALESQNKAKTISSPRVTTLDNMEATIKSGSKALIVPSGDDTKTEEIDTGIILTVKPHITSNDMVFLDILVEKSTLGEITATTATADEKKAETKVLLANGETTVIGGLYEDEEINYVQGVPGLSKLPILGHMFKGTQKRSTRKELLVFLTPYVEK
- the lpxB gene encoding lipid-A-disaccharide synthase codes for the protein MLKNKKLFIIAGEQSGDTHAANLLKELSAHGEIKLYGTGGAHLRALGQEQYYDINDLSVIGFDGIIKKLPFFFKVRDVLLKKIEEIKPDAVILADYPGFNLRFAQKLENSGIPVIYFVAPQVWAWNYKRVKVIKRCVDLLLCILPFEEDIFRKEGINAHFIGNPVVDHLENKYADRASFFRAAGLDPDKKTIGILPGSRRREVETLLPVMLDAADALRGQYQFIISKAESVSDELLAGVLKKRDYRIATLTADIMKHTDLVWVCSGTASLETAVSGTPMVILYKVGGLTALIGRLLLKIKFIGLPNLVAGRAIVPEAVQDDVNPAKLIDYTEKIFSSYESVKADVERVGSLFRGLSPSKKGAELVAGFLKSTE